One stretch of Miscanthus floridulus cultivar M001 chromosome 18, ASM1932011v1, whole genome shotgun sequence DNA includes these proteins:
- the LOC136523757 gene encoding putative cyclic nucleotide-gated ion channel 9, with the protein MDDEPPPSLDFVCGGRMKPRLSEGRTRYCRISPQISLPRGRATATREVVRSYAAPPPPLQHCAMPSPSLLEIHLAVEERRVHGGGQRPPRSFHILFFLGRIALQSGTAYIKPSSRVFGRRGELVIDTALIARRYMRRFFAADLASVLPLPQVVIWKFLHRSKGTAMLDTKNSLLFIVFIQYVPRVVRIYPISSELKRTSGVFAETAYAGAAYYLLWYMLASHIVGAFWYLLSIEHVSDCWRNACDQFLGCNQIYMYCGNDQHLGFLEWRTITRQVINETCEPKRDGSIPFNYDIYSPAITSDVLKTKDTTSKLLFCLWWGLANLSTLRQGLKTSIYTGEALFSIALAIFGLILMAMLIGNIQTYLQSLTVRLEEMHVKQRDSEQWMHHHLLPPKLRERVRRYDQYKWLNTHGVDEEALVQNLPKDLRRDIKRHLCLGLVRRVPLFANMDERLLDAICERLKPSLCTERTYITREGDPVDQMVFIIRGSLESITTNDGCTGFYNRSLLEEGDFCGEELLTWALDPKGGACLPSSTRTVMVLLELEAFVLHAEELKFVAGQFCRMHSP; encoded by the exons ATGGACGACGAACCACCGCCATCGCTGGATTTTGTGTGTGGGGGTAGGATGAAGCCGCGGCTGTCAGAGGGGAGGACGCGCTATTGCCGGATCTCGCCACAGATTTCTCTGCCACGAGGCCGCGCAACCGCCACACGAGAGGTTGTGCGCTCATATGCTGCTCCACCACCGCCGCTCCAGCACTGCGCCATGCCATCGCCGTCGCTGCTCGAGATCCATTTAGCCGTGGAAGAGAGGAGAGTGCATGGAGGAGGGC AGAGGCCCCCTAGATCTTTTCATATCCTCTTCTTCCTGGGCCGCATCGCGCTGCAGTCCGGCACCGCCTACATCAAGCCATCCTCCCGGGTGTTCGGgcgc cgtggCGAGCTGGTGATCGACACCGCGCTCATCGCGCGGCGCTACATGCGCCGCTTCTTCGCCGCCGACCTTGCGTCCGTGCTCCCGCTGCCGCAGGTGGTGATCTGGAAGTTCCTGCACCGGTCCAAGGGCACCGCCATGCTGGACACCAAGAACAGCCTGCTCTTCATCGTCTTCATCCAGTACGTCCCGCGCGTGGTGCGCATCTACCCCATCTCCTCGGAGCTGAAGCGCACCAGCGGCGTCTTCGCCGAGACGGCCTACGCCGGTGCCGCCTACTACCTGTTGTGGTACATGCTGGCCAGCCACATCGTGGGCGCCTTCTGGTACCTGCTGTCCATCGAGCACGTGAGCGACTGCTGGAGGAACGCGTGCGATCAGTTCCTCGGGTGCAACCAGATCTACATGTACTGTGGCAACGACCAGCACCTAGGGTTCCTGGAGTGGCGCACCATCACCCGGCAGGTGATAAATGAGACGTGCGAGCCCAAGCGGGACGGCAGCATCCCCTTCAACTACGACATCTACTCGCCAGCTATCACGTCGGACGTGCTCAAGACCAAGGACACCACCTCCAAGCTGCTCTTCTGCCTCTGGTGGGGGCTGGCCAACCTGAGCACCCTTAGGCAGGGGCTGAAGACTAGCATCTACACTGGGGAGGCGCTCTTCTCCATCGCGCTCGCCATCTTCGGCCTCATCCTCATGGCCATGCTCATCGGCAACATCCAGACGTACCTGCAATCCCTCACCGTGCGCCTGGAGGAGATGCACGTGAAGCAGCGCGACTCGGAGCAGTGGATGCACCACCACCTGCTGCCGCCGAAGCTGCGCGAGCGCGTCCGCCGCTATGACCAATACAAGTGGCTCAACACCCATGGCGTGGATGAGGAGGCGCTGGTGCAGAACCTGCCCAAGGACCTCCGCCGCGACATCAAGCGCCACCTCTGCCTGGGCCTTGTCCGCCGGGTGCCGCTCTTCGCCAACATGGACGAGCGCCTCCTAGATGCCATCTGCGAGCGCCTCAAGCCCAGCCTATGCACGGAACGCACCTACATCACCCGGGAGGGCGACCCCGTCGACCAGATGGTGTTCATCATCCGCGGTAGCCTGGAGAGCATCACCACCAACGACGGGTGCACGGGGTTCTACAACCGCAGCCTTCTCGAGGAGGGGGACTTCTGCGGGGAGGAGCTGCTCACGTGGGCGCTCGACCCTAAGGGCGGCGCCTGCCTACCATCGTCCACACGCACCGTCATGGTGCTCTTGGAGTTGGAGGCCTTCGTGCTGCACGCCGAGGAGCTCAAGTTTGTGGCGGGGCAGTTCTGCCGCATGCATAGCCCCTAA
- the LOC136522429 gene encoding senescence-specific cysteine protease SAG39-like, which yields MATLKASILGILGLAFFCGAALAARDLNDDSAMVARHEQWMAQYNRIYKDANEKAQRFEVFKANVKFIESFNAGENRKFWLGVNQFADLTNDEFRATKTNKGFKPSPVKIPTGFRYENVSVDALPATIDWRTKGAVTPIKDQGQCGCCWAFSAVAATEGIVKISTGKLTSFSEQELVDCDVHGEDQGCEGGLMDDAFKFIIKNGGLTTESSYPYTGADGKCKSGSNSAATIKGYEDVPANDEAALMKAVANQPVSVAVDGGDMTFQFYSGGVMTGSCGTDLDHGIAAIGYGQTSDGTKYWLMKNSWGTTWGENGYLRMEKDISDKRGMCGLAMEPSYPTE from the exons ATGGCCACCCTCAAGGCATCGATCTTGGGAATCCTCGGCTTAGCCTTCTTCTGCGGTGCAGCCCTCGCTGCTCGCGACCTCAATGACGACTCAGCCATGGTGGCGAGGCATGAGCAGTGGATGGCGCAGTACAACCGCATCTACAAAGACGCCAACGAGAAGGCTCAGCGGTTTGAGGTGTTCAAGGCTAATGTTAAGTTCATCGAGTCGTTTAACGCTGGTGAGAACCGTAAGTTCTGGCTCGGCGTCAACCAGTTCGCCGACCTTACCAACGACGAGTTCAGGGCTACCAAGACCAACAAGGGCTTCAAACCCAGCCCTGTGAAGATCCCTACCGGATTTAGGTATGAGAATGTTAGCGTCGATGCGCTTCCGGCGACCATAGACTGGAGGACCAAGGGTGCCGTCACTCCCATCAAGGATCAAGGCCAATGTG GCTGCTGCTGGGCGTTCTCAGCCGTAGCTGCCACAGAAGGCATCGTGAAAATCAGCACCGGCAAGCTCACCTCCTTCTCGGAGCAAGAGTTGGTGGATTGCGATGTCCATGGTGAGGATCAAGGTTGTGAGGGTGGTTTGATGGACGATGCTTTCAAGTTTATCATCAAGAATGGCGGCCTAACCACGGAGTCCAGCTATCCTTACACAGGTGCAGATGGCAAGTGCAAGAGTGGATCAAATAGTGCTGCAACCATCAAGGGCTATGAGGATGTGCCGGCAAACGATGAGGCTGCCCTGATGAAGGCTGTGGCGAACCAGCCCGTGTCGGTGGCAGTGGACGGTGGAGACATGACATTCCAGTTCTACTCTGGTGGTGTGATGACCGGCTCATGCGGTACTGACTTGGACCATGGGATTGCAGCCATTGGTTATGGACAGACCAGTGATGGCACGAAGTACTGGCTGATGAAGAACTCATGGGGCACCACTTGGGGCGAGAATGGTTATCTGAGAATGGAGAAGGATATTTCGGACAAGAGGGGCATGTGTGGCCTAGCCATGGAGCCTTCCTACCCTACTGAGTAG